Below is a window of Cytophagaceae bacterium DNA.
TATTTCTGACGTATATCGGCTATTTGAGATTCGCTACCAACTAAAGAATATAATTTAAAAACCAGACATGTTTCCGGATTTTTGGGTTCTTCCAAAGGCGTGGCGTCTGTCACAATTCCTTTGATTTGTTTATAAAGCTCTTTTTCAGGAAGAAAAATATCTATGTAATTATTGTATGATTTGCTCATTTTTTGGCCGTCCACACCAGGAATGGTCATAATTTGCTCATTAATCAGGGATTCAGGCAGCACAAAAGCTCTCCGAATACTCGGTTAAACGAAGCCGCAATATCTTTTGACATTTCCAAATGCTGTTTTTGGTCTTTCCCAACTGGTACAAAATGAGCCTGATACAATATAATATCAGCAGCCTGAAGGACAGGATAGGTAAATAGCCCCGCATTCACATCAGAAAGTTTATCTGACTTCTCTTTAAATGAATGGGCATTGGCCAACATAGGATAAGGTGTAAGACAACTTAAATACCAGAGCAATTCCGTATGAAAATGAGCCAGTTTCGACTGACGATAAAAGTAATTCTTTTCGGCATCAAAACCACAAGCTAACCACGCCGAAGCTACCGCCCGGGTATTTTCTTTAAGAACGACAGGGTCTTTAATGGTTGTAAGTGAATGTAAATCAGCAATAAACAGAAAAGATTCATTTTCCGGATTTTGTGAAAGTTTTATTGCCGGCTCTATTGCTCCTAAAATATTTCCCAAATGTGGTCGACCGCTGGCCTGAATGCCGGTTAATATCCTTGACATATGTTATTTTTACGAAGTTTTTATTTTTGCAAAATTAGCTATTAAATATATGATTAAGGAGAGTACTTTAGAATTTTTAAAAAATCTGGAAGAAAACAATACCAGAGAATGGTTTGAAAGTAACAGAAAACTATATGAAGCGTCTAAAGCCAATTTTGTTGACTTCTGTAGTGTTATTTTGGAAGAAATGAAGCTATTTGAACCAGATTTTTCAAACACACAAGTCAAAGATTGTATTTTCAGAATCAACAGAGATGTTAGGTTTTCCAAAATAAAAGTCCATACAAAAACCATCTATCTGCAGCATTTGGTCCCGGTGGCCGTAATTCCGGCAAAATTGATTATTACATACAATTACAAAATGGAAAAACTTCCATCGGTGGTGGTATGTGGCAACCTTCGGCTGGAAATCTGGCTAAGTTTAGGCAGGAAATCGATTACTCTCCTGAAACTCTTAAAAGTATAATTGAATCAAAGGAATTTAGAAATCACTTTCCTGAGGTCTATGGTGAAAAACTAAAAAAAGCACCAAAAGGATATCCTGTTGACCATCCGGAAGTTGAATTGTTAAAGTATAAAGAGTTGTTTTTCTATAAGACATTTTCCAATACTGAAGTGCTTTCAGGCGATTTCCACACTATTATTCTTGGACATTTCAAAATTCTTAAACCATATATCGACTATGTAAATGATTTGTTTTTCGCAGAATTCTAAACATTACAATCAGAATATTATTTTAAGTTTTTATGAAAAGACAAAATATTATTAAAGTTTACACAAATGGCTGAATTTTGGAGAAATCAACATGGTTTTCAAGTTATAATCAGGAATATTTCAATTATTTTCAAGAAAATGATATTTTTCAATTGTACTTTTCTAATATTTTTCAAAAATATTTAAATTTTATTCCATTTTTTAACGTGTTTTTTCATTTTTTTTCAAAATTTTATTCTGAAATATTTGGAAAAAGCCAAATCATAGGTTTAAATTTGTACAACAAAACAAAAGAAATTATGAGACATACTATTGACAAGCAGACTTACAAGTATCTTTTCGGAATCCTAATGTTTTTCGCCGTTATTTTGGCTCTCATTACCGGAATGTTGTATATTGATTTGGCAGGATTTGCCCCTAAAACTTTAACGTTTTCGGCTTCTTTGTTTTTTATGCTTGTTGGTGTTTCGTTTTGGTTAAGAATCGAATATTTAAAACATTATAATTTATATGCCTACAAAGCCAGAAGATTGCCAATGTGGTTTACTGCTGGTGCTTCAATGATTGTTGGCATACTGATATTAATCTAAACTCTATCCTACTTAATCATAAAAGAGGCTTTTTGCCTCTTTTTTTTTGTTTATTTTTAAACAATTCCATCTGATTTTTGGTTAACAAATTTGACCATTCATCAAATCATTTTAAAATGCTTAAAAAAATCATATTTTCATTTATTTTCTTTTTTTCCATTTATTCAGCTTTTTCACAGAAAATCGGTAGTATTTCAGGTAAAGTCCGGGATAAAAGTTCTCAGGAAGAGCTGCCTTTTGTAAACCTGCAATTGAGTGGCTCAAACAAAGGAGCAACTACTGATGAATCAGGTAATTTCAGAATTTCAAACATTCCGGTAGGAAGTTATAATCTGGTGGTTTCCTATGTAGGATACAAGCCTTTTACGCTTTATAATATTGTTGTTAACACCGGAAATGAAAATAATTATGTGATTGAGCTTGAAGCCGATGTTGCTACCCTGGATGCCGTCGAAGTTAAAGCAAAAACTCAAACTGCGGTAACAGCCACTATCGAAACGCCTTTGAGTGTTCAAAAACTAACCACAGAAGAAATCAAAGCCAGCCCGGGTGGGAATTTTGATATAAGTAAAGTTATACAGGTTTTACCGGGAGTTGGAGGCGGTGTTGGAGGTGGCAGCTTCAGAAACGACATCATTATCAGAGGCGGCGGAGCTAATGAAAACGTATTCTATCTTGACGGTATCGAAGTACCCGTAATTAATCATTTTCAAACCCAAGGTAGTAGTGGTGGGCCACAAGGAATGTTAAATGTGAGTTTTATTGAAGATGTAAAACTCAGCAGTTCAGCCTTTGATGCGAGATATGACAATGCATTGAGTTCGGTTTTTCAGTTTAAGCAAAAAACAGGTAATCCCAATGATTTTCAGGGAAATATCAGATTAAGTGCCACTGAGCTGGCAGGAACACTGGAAGGTCCTCTTTCAGATAAAACTACGTTTCTCGCTTCGGCCAGAAGGTCTTATCTGCAATTATTATTCAAAGCCCTTGATTTACCTATCAGACCCAATTACTGGGATTTTCAAACGAAAATTCAACATCAAATCAACAAAAAGACTTCTTTGAGTTTTATCGGTTTGGGTGCAATAGATGATTTTAGTTTTGTGATTTCAGATGATTATTCACCCGAAAAAGCAGAAACCATAAATTCTTCGCCCACTATAAACCAGTGGAATTATACGGTTGGGGCATCGCTCAAAAGGTTGGTTCACAATGGATTCTGGAATCTTGCCCTTAGCAGAAATATGTTTGACAATAGCATTGTAAAATATGAGGACAACCAGGAACCCGAGACTTCTGCTAAAACTTTGGATTTGAATTCCAGAGAAATCGAAAACAAACTTCGCTGGGACATGAACAAAACCGTTGGAGCCATGAAGTTTTCATATGGTGCAATGGTGCAATATGTAAAATATCAAAATACAACTGAAAATGTAATCCGGAAAGAAATTTTGAGTTCAACGGGTGCGGTAATTCAACCCGAATTGAGAATAAATTTCATGAGTCCATTGGAGCCATTTTTTAAATATGGTGCTTTCGTACAATTTGGTAAAAGATTTATAAATAACAAATTAGGAGTTTCCGGTGGTCTCAGGACTGACGGAAATAGTTTCACTGATGATGGAAATAATTTCCTGAAAACAGTTTCACCAAGAGTGTCTTTTAGTTATTTTGTCAATAATCATTGGGCTATAAATGCCTCTGCAGGGAGATACACCAAACTAGCACCTTATACCATTCTTGGATTTGCCGATAACACCGGCAAACTTGTCAACCAAAACGCCCAATACCAAATATCCAATCACCTGGCGGGAGGTTTCGAGTACTTGCCTGATCCTAGTTTAAGGTTTACACTGGAAGGATTCTACAAAGGCTATGAAAATATGCCGGTCTCCATCAGAACCGGAGTGAATTTGGCCAACATGGGTGCTGATTTTAATGTTTTGGGCAATGAGGCTGTTCAGTTTGATGGAACCGGAAAAGCCTATGGCATTGAGTTTTTCGCACAGAAAAAACTAACCAAAAGGTTTTTTGGCGTAATGGCATACACATTTTACAGGAGTTTATTTGCCGGTACAGATGGCAAACTTGTTTCCAGCAGCTGGGACAACCGACATTTAGTAAGTTCAGCTTTGGGTTATAAGTTTAGAAAAAACTGGGAAATAGGACTTAAATTCCGATTCCAGGGCGGTGCTCCTTATTCTCCGATAGATATTGAAACTTCAAGAAAGAATTTTGTAACACAGGGAATCACCTATTATGACTATTCGAGGTTGAACAGTATGAGATTAGGAGCATTTAATAGTTCAGATTTAAGAATTGATAAAAAGATAAATTTCCGGAAAACAACACTGGATTTATATCTGGATGTAACTAACTGGTATTTATCTAAAAGTCCGGATGTGCCGGAATTTGCTCTGAAAAGAGATGCGAACACCAATAATTTCCTGACCACTGATGGAAATCCGATAAAAGGCGACGGTTCTAATGGGATCGATGTTATTGTAAATGAGCCTTCTGCCCTGGTTACACCAACGATTGGTTTTATTTTAGAATTCTAATTTTGAATTTTATAAAACGGAAAATAAAAAAGGCCACACTGGCCTTTTTTTATTATTTTGAATTCAGAATAGCCTGCGTAAAATCTTCAATAAGATCCTCAATATCTTCAAGCCCAACCGAAACCCTCATTGTTCCTTCAAAAATCCCAAGTGCTTCTTTATCGGCCACAGCCACTTTGGCGTGTGTGGTTGTATTGGGATTGGTAATGGTGGTTCTGCTGTCACCAAGATTTGATGTCAATGATGGGATGGTCAGTTTCTGTGTAAATCTTATCACTCTTTCAAATCCTCCATCCAGTTCGAAAGTTACCAATGCCCCACCTGATTCCATTTGTTTTTTTGCCAGATCATATTGTGGGTGAGACGGTAAAAACGGATATTTCACTGATTTTACTCCTTCGATTTTTTCCAAAGCCTGAGCTAGTTTTAAGGCATTTTCGCAATGCCTGTCCATTCTTAAGCCCAGCGTTTCCAAACCTTTGCTTAGTACCCAGGCATTAAATGGCGACATAGATGGGCCCGTTTGCCTGCAAAAGAATCTCACATGCTCAATGTATTCTTTTTTACCCACAATAATACCACCCAAAACTCTACCCTGTCCATCAAAAAACTTAGTGGCAGAATGAATAATCAAATCAGCCCCAAATTGTCCGGGAGTTTGAATCAAGGGAGTTGCGAAGCAATTATCTACCGAAAAAATCAAATTATGTTTTTTGCACAAATCTCCAATCATTTCAAGGTCAACCAATTCCAGACCGGGATTGGAAGGTGTCTCGAGGTAAATCATTTTTGTATTGGGCAAAATTGCCGCTTCCCAAGCTTCTTTAGGCTCTGATGCCTCAATATAAGTATAAGTGATTCCCCATTTTGGTAATATTTGGGTGATAATCTGATGAGCAGAGCCAAAAAGAGCTTTTGATGAAACGATATGATCCCCGGAAGATAGCAAGGCACCAAATCCGGCAAATACAGCAGCCATACCGGTTGCGGTGGCGATACCGTCTTCAGCTTCTTCGAGCATACAAACTTTATCTACAAATTCCTGTACGGTAGGATTAGAAAAGCGACTGTAAATATTTCCTTCCAGGGTATTGTCAAAAAGGTCTTTACCCATCTGAGCATCTTCAAAGCAAAAACTACTAGTAAGGTAAAGAGGCGTTGAATGTTCCCTAAATTGACTTTTTTGGGTTTGTGTTCTGATAAGTTTTGTGTGCTTTTTCATATTATTTATATCCAATCTGCTAAAATATAAGGCTTTATAAATTTAAAAAATATTGTTTTTATAATTTGCAATCCAGGATTTATGAAAACCTGAAATCTTTTCAAAAAAAGGAATCAGAATTTCTTTTGCATCTTTTTCAAAATCACCGCTTACAAAAATAGGTTCTGAAATCACACATTTTTTCAATGGTAAATCGAAACCCACCAAAACGATAGGAATTTTTGCTCCCAAAGCCATATAATAAAAACCCGATTTAAGTTTCTGAACATCCCCTCTTGTGCCTTCCGGAGCAAGTGCAAAAAGCATATGTTCCTTACTATTAATGGCTTCAATATAGCTTTCTACCAGATTGTTTTTTTCGGTTCTGTAAACCGGCGTACCTCCCAGCCATCTGAAAATAAACCCAAAAGGCGGTTTAAATAGTTCAGCTTTCCCCAAATATCCGATTTTCATTTTCATAGCCGCCCTTAAACCCAAACCCACAAAAAAATCCTTGGTGCTATTGTGAGGTGCAACTACAAAAATACCTTTTTTGAGTTCGGTTGGCACTCGTCCCTCAATTTTCCAACCTAATATTTTAAAGAAAAATCTGAAAATGAAATTCATTATTATAGTTATATACTTGTTAAAGTACTCTTTTATAGTGTTTTATATTTTTAGTTGATAGGATTGGGAGAAAAACAAACAATAAAAATAAGTATAGCCAGCCAACCCAATAGCTGACGGGTAAAATTCAATGGTTTAGATTCTCCGGTATCCGGATGATAAACTCCCAATACCCGTCCAATTAAAAAGCCAAATGCCAAAAATCCGGAATATCCGACTGTTTGAGGTGAATATTTCGTGATTAAAAATTGTAAAAGAACAACAGATAAGGCTAAAATCCAATTTGAGGCTTTACTTTTAAAAATTCGCGAGAACGAAAGGTAATTAAAATATACAAAAAAGAGAAATTTCAAAATCAGTTCATATTGTTGGTCGGTATAAGCTGCCGAAAATTCATTTAAGCTGAATAATCCAAGACCTGAATAGGCCACTAAAACCACCAAAAACACAGGGGAAACTATGTCGAAGGCTTTTTTCCCAATCAATGAAAACATTATATGCCCGCCATCTAATTGCCCGATGGGCAAGAGATTTAAGGCTGTGAACAGCAATCCTAAAAATCCCGCAAGTAATATTGGATAATGAGATAGTTCGTAAATATGAGGAATTCTGGAAGGGTCTGCAAAAGTACTTTCAAGGAAATTATATAAAATACTTTTACCGAATACTATGGCATTGGGATTATTGGGTGTTAGATTTAATAAGTCTCTGTAGTTCCCGTTGAAATTTTTATATTCAGGATGTATTGCATAAACAAAATCATCGCTTGGTAAATTAGAAAAACCATAAATTAGCACCCCAACCGCCACCACAAAACCCGCCAGTGGCCCGGCTATTCCAATATCAAAATAATCATTCCTATTGGTAATTCTTTCTTTGATTTTAATAAAAGCTCCGAAAGTACCCAATGATGTCAAAATGCCTAACCATCCGGGAATGTAATAAGGAAGTGTCACTTCAATATTCCTGATTTTTGCCATAAAAAAATGACCGAATTCATGGAAGGTCAAAAAGGCGAGAAATGGAACTGAAAACCAAAAACCCTGAAGTAGGTCATCCAGACTGATAGTCTTGTAAAATGCCAAAACAGGTTTACCGGAAATCCATTCATATCCTGAAACCGTGGTAGTTATGACGGTAACAAGAAACAAAATCAGATGCAATCGGGGACCCCGGAATATTTTTTTCATGAAATTAATAAATCAAGTATAGGCATAAAATCCTCAGGTGGATTAATTTTAATGGCATTGATACCACATTCTTTGGCAGCATCAATATTGTCCTGATTGTCGTCGAGAAATAATATTTGGTGGGGTTCAAGATTTAATTCGGAAATTAAATGATGATATATTTCGAATTCAGGTTTGTATAATTTTATTTTGAAAGAAAGAAAGACCCGGTTGAAAATCCTGAAAAAATTTGAATAGTTATGTTTTTCACGAAAATATCGCGTACTGGCTTTTATATGAGTATCATTTGTGTTGCTCAATAGATAAATCGGCACCTTTAACCTTAGATCTTCCAGATACCTGATTCTTTTTTCCGGGGCATCGAGAAGGAGAGCATTCCAGGCATTGTCTATTTCATCGTCGTTAAGCGGATACCCCAATGTTTGCCTTATTACATCTCTAAACTCTTCTTCTTCAAAAAAACCGATTTCATATTTCCTGAATATCTGATTTTCAGTAAAAAGAGCTTTAATTTTTGACGCAGGTTTAAATGTCAAATCAGAAAATGCCTGATAGGTTTTTTCGAGGTCAATATTAATAATCACGTTGCCGAAATCAAAAACTACGGCTTTAATCTCATCTTTTAAAACCATATTATTCGATTACAACTCCCATTGAGCAGAATTTATCTATTCTGCTATTGATTCTTTCTGAAGGACTCTGTTTTTCAAGGTTTTCGATTTCCGCTAAAATTGTATTTTGGAGAATCTCCGCCATTTTATCCCAATCCTGATGTGCACCTCCTATAGGCTCAGGGATAATACCGTCAATCAAACCATTGCTTTTCATGTCTGTGGCTGTGAGTTTTAATGCCTCAGCAGCCTGCTCTTTAAACTCCCAGGTTCTCCAGAGTATAGTTGAACAGTTTTCAGGGGAAATAACTGAATACCAGGCGTTTTCGAGCATCAACACCCGATCTCCTATTGCAATTCCTAATGCTCCACCTGAGGCTCCTTCTCCAATAATAATACAAATTACAGGCACTTTTAGTACCATCATTTCTTTCAGATTTCTAGCGATTGCTTCTCCTTGACCTCTCTCTTCGGCTTCCAAACCGGGAAACGCCCCCGGAGTGTCAATTAGTGTTACAACTGGAATATTGAATTTTTCCGCCATTTTCATTAACCTTAAGGCCTTTCTATAACCTTCAGGGTTGGGCATTCCAAAATTCCTGAATTGTCTTTCTTTGGTTTTTCTGCCTTTTTGCTGGCCGATCACCATTACACTTTTTCCGTTTATATTGGCCAGACCACCAATAATGGCCGGATCATCTCTAACTGTACGATCACCATGAAGTTCGTGAAATTCAGAACAGATTCTTTCGATATAATCCTGGGTATAGGGTCGGTCGGGATGTCTGGATAGCTGTACCCTTTGCCAACGGGTAAGGTTATGGAAAGTTTCGGTCCGAAGTGCATCGATGGCCGAATTTAGGTTCCTTACGGCATCACTCACATCAACATTATTTTCCTCTGCAAGTTTTTTCATGTCTTCGAGTTTAGCTTCCAGATCGGCTATAGGTTTTTCAAATTCGAGTAAAGTCTTCATTCATAGTAATTTTAAAGTTCGTAAGTTTGATTTTCTTCCGGAATTTCAACATCCGAAAAACCATCTTCGAGCAAAATTTGCCTAAAATTAATCATAGCATCCAAATCTCCGTGTACAAGGAATACTTTTTTTAATTTTTCTGGTGATTGTTGTCTTGCAAAATTCTCTAAATCCGATAATCCGCCGTGGCCGCTAAAAATATCAATTTTTCTGATTCTGGCATTTACATCCAGTTTCTTGTTTCTGATAATTATATTTTTCATTTCGCCCGAAAGCAATTTTCCACCTACCGAATCATCGGTTGCGTATCCGACCATTAAAATGGTGGCATAAGGATTCTCAATATTTTTTTCAATATGATGTTCTACTCTTCCCCCTTTTATCATGCCTGAAGACGAAATGATTATGCATGGTTCTGCATGAGTAGATATCGCCTGACTGTCGGCCGATGTTTCGATATATTCCAAATTGGCAAAGTCAAACAAGCTGTCAGTTTCCTCATAGAATTCTTTAGCGTCTTTGTTGAGGTATGTCCTGTATTTCTCATAAACCTTCGTGCTATTTTTGGCTAAAGGACTATCAGTGAAAACCTTAATAGGTTTAATATTGTAATTTTCATACAATTTATTAAGGGTATAAAGGAGACATTGTGTTCTACCTACACTAAAAGATGGAATTATCAATCTTCCGGCTTTATCAACGCAAGCTTCTTCTATTATTTCCTTCAAAATCGCTTCAGGCTCACCTTTATCTTTATGATTTCTGTTTCCGTAGGTTGATTCCATTACAAGATAATCAACATCAGGAAGTGACTGAGGGTTGGGCAAAAGGGTAAAGTCTCTTCTTCCTATATCACCTGAAAAACCAATTTTCTTCCAGACCCCATTTTCTTTAATCTCGATCAGGATATGGGCAGCACCAAGCAAATGTCCGGCCTGAATAAAAGTTACGTAGCCATCATCTTTAAACCTAAAACGTTGATTATAAGCTATAGGAACGAAATTCCCGATGGCATTTTTTACTTGCTTATCAAAATACAAACTTTGAGTCTCAATGCTTTTCCACTTTTTCGATTTTTTGTGGCTTTTCTCTATTCCTTTGGCAATACGAGTATTAAGACTTGCAGCATCATAAAGTAAAAGTTCCGTCAAATCAATAGTGGGAGAAGTACATAAAATCTGACCTTCAAATCCCGCCTGATAAAGATTTGGTATTTGCCCTGAGTGATCTATATGTGCATGTGTAAGGAAAACAACATTAATTAAAGAAGCATCAAAAGGGAAATTCCCAAATTCTTTGGCTGATTTTCTTTCCCTTGAATCATTTAGAGAAGAACCACAATCTATCAAAATTCGATAATCATCGTCTAACTCCAACAAAAACATACTTCCTGTCACCCTTCGGGCCGCACCGTAAAACGATAACTTCATCGAATATTTTTCTATTGAATAATCCTTTTTTTCAGGTCGCAAAGATAATTAAAATAGTACCTTTGTTATTATAAAATGTCGCTTATGAATGTTTTTTGTCTCATTATTTTGCAGATTGGGCAACTTACTTCGGCTTTGAATAAAGTTATTGATGAATATAAAATTCTTAATGAAGCCAAATATGTAAATGTTTCGGTTTCTATAAGAGAGTTAAAATCTTCTAAAGAAGTTTTCTCGCACAATTCAAACTTGTCAATGCCGCCAGCTTCAACTTTCAAGCTTTTGTCAACGGCTTCAGCTTTAGAAACCTTTGGCCCCGATTACAGGTTTCAATCCGATGGTTTTTTGAGTGGAAAAGTAATGGACGAGGTACTTTTGGGAAATTTAATTATTAATGGCAACTCTAACCCGGCATTTGCAGCAAAAAGATTTAATAAAAATTCTATTTCAGACATTGTAAACGCCTTAAAAAACCAAAACATAAAAAGAATAGAAGGCAAAATTAAAGTAAAAAGAACGAAATCTTTTAATATGCCTCTCGATTGGCAAATCGGGGACGTTGGAAACTATTATGGAGCTTTCCCTTCAGAATTTAATTTTAATGAAAACATGTTTTCTGTTTTTTTCGACTCCGGTTCAAAACTGGGTGATACCGTCATTATTAGCCGGGTGACTCCGGAATACAGCAAATGGAAAATTAAAAATCTTGTAACTACGGCAGTGCCAGGATCTGGTGATCAGGTAAATTTTATTTCGTTGCCCTTTTCAAAAGAGATTATTGCTGCCGGTACAATCCCAGTTAATTCTAAAAGTTTTGAAATTAAAGGTGCCATACCTGAGCCTGACATGGTTTTTGAAGAATTATTAAAAAAATCTTTAATTGAAAATGGAATAGAAATCGCTGGCCAGGATTATGTAGATGAAACTTTTATCCCATTTTTTACTGAAAGTTCACCGGCAATTTCGGAACTCATCAAAGAATGTAATTATAAAAGTGTAAATTTCTTAGCAGATGGTTTTAGCAATATTTTACTCCAAAAAAATACTTTAAAAAATCTATCCGAAGTGTATAATTTAACCTTGGGCGTAAGAGATAGTGTCGATTATTCTTTATTCCGAATTAATGATGGCAGCGGTCTTTCTCCCTCAAATACCATCAGCACATCTGCAATGACCAGATTTCTTTCAGCTTATTCAGGTTCCCGATATTTTGATGTGTTTTTAGAAAGCCTGCCAGTGGTGGGTGAAAGTGGAACTGTGAGGAGTTTTGACCCTAACAAAAAAACTAAAGGAAGGATAAATGCTAAGAGCGGCTCAATTGGTGGCGTTAAGAATTTATCAGGTTATTTTAAAAATGAAAAAAATGAATTATATTCATTTGCCATATATTTGTCCGGTTTAAATGATACCGCTGGATTATTTTCCCGCAATTTTTATGAAAAAATATTGACTACGATGATTGATGTAGGTCAATTTTAGATATTATTGCCATGTGTTTTCAAACCAAAAAATAAAACTTAACGTATCCGTACAAACGGGGTTCTAAGTGTCCGTTATTTTACTCTCCATTTTTTATAACCATAAAATAAATAAGTAAAATGGGAGTGTCCATATTCGAAAAAATCGATCGTAGCTTAGGTCCATTAGGTGCAATTTCACATTTTGGTCACCATTATTTCAGCTACCCAATTCTTGAAGGGGAAATTGGCCCTTACATGCAATTTAACGGTAAAAAAGTCCTTAACTGGTCTCTAAATAATTACCTTGGCTTATCTAATCATCCTGATGTTCGTGCCGCTGACGCAGATGCTGTCAGTCACTTTGGTTTGTCTTACCCAATGGGCTCACGAATGATGAGTGCCAATTCACATTATCATGAGCAATTTGAAGCCGACCTGGCAGATTTTTCAGGATATGAAGACGCTTTTTTAATGAATTTCGGTTATCAGGGTATCATGTCTGTTATCGAAACGCTGGTTGATCATCGTGATGTAATAGTATTTGACTCAGATAGTCATGCTTGCCTTATTGACGGAATAAGACTCCATAAAGCCAAAGGTGGGGCATATTACAAATACAACCACAATGACATGGCTAGCCTTGATTTGAATCTAAAAAGAGCCACAAAGCTTTCAGCTCAAAACGGTGGTGGAATATTGGTAATTACGGAAGGTGTTTTCGGGATGACAGGGCAAGTAGGTAAACTGGATGAGATTGTGGCCATGAAAGAACGATACGATTTTAAGCTCCTTGTTGACGATGCTCATGGATTTGGTGTTATGGGTAAAACCGGAAGGGGTACACCAGAGCATTTCAATGTTCAGGATCAGGTAGATATATATTTTGCAACTTTCACCAAGGCGATGTCGGCGATGGGGGCATTTGTTGGAGCCAGCTCAAAAGTGGTTAAGTATCTTAGGTACAATGTAAGGTCTCAAATATATGCAAAAGCCCTTCCGATGGGTTATGTTTTGGGCGGAATAAAGAGACTGGAGCTTATCAGAGAAAATCCTCAGTTTAGAGAAAGACTTTGGTATATTGCTAAAAAACTTCAAAGTGGTTTAATCGCCGAAGGATTTAATCTTGAAACCACCAATACGCACGTGACCCCTGTATATTTTAATCAGGATTTTACACAAAATGAAGTCGGAAACATGATTATCGATCTAAGGGAAAACCTCAACATATTCTGCTCAGTGGTTATTTATCCGGTTGTTGCAAAAGGCGTGGTGATGCTCCGGCTCATTCCAACCTGTATGCATTCCGAAGCCGA
It encodes the following:
- a CDS encoding aminotransferase class I/II-fold pyridoxal phosphate-dependent enzyme; its protein translation is MKKHTKLIRTQTQKSQFREHSTPLYLTSSFCFEDAQMGKDLFDNTLEGNIYSRFSNPTVQEFVDKVCMLEEAEDGIATATGMAAVFAGFGALLSSGDHIVSSKALFGSAHQIITQILPKWGITYTYIEASEPKEAWEAAILPNTKMIYLETPSNPGLELVDLEMIGDLCKKHNLIFSVDNCFATPLIQTPGQFGADLIIHSATKFFDGQGRVLGGIIVGKKEYIEHVRFFCRQTGPSMSPFNAWVLSKGLETLGLRMDRHCENALKLAQALEKIEGVKSVKYPFLPSHPQYDLAKKQMESGGALVTFELDGGFERVIRFTQKLTIPSLTSNLGDSRTTITNPNTTTHAKVAVADKEALGIFEGTMRVSVGLEDIEDLIEDFTQAILNSK
- a CDS encoding TonB-dependent receptor, which codes for MLKKIIFSFIFFFSIYSAFSQKIGSISGKVRDKSSQEELPFVNLQLSGSNKGATTDESGNFRISNIPVGSYNLVVSYVGYKPFTLYNIVVNTGNENNYVIELEADVATLDAVEVKAKTQTAVTATIETPLSVQKLTTEEIKASPGGNFDISKVIQVLPGVGGGVGGGSFRNDIIIRGGGANENVFYLDGIEVPVINHFQTQGSSGGPQGMLNVSFIEDVKLSSSAFDARYDNALSSVFQFKQKTGNPNDFQGNIRLSATELAGTLEGPLSDKTTFLASARRSYLQLLFKALDLPIRPNYWDFQTKIQHQINKKTSLSFIGLGAIDDFSFVISDDYSPEKAETINSSPTINQWNYTVGASLKRLVHNGFWNLALSRNMFDNSIVKYEDNQEPETSAKTLDLNSREIENKLRWDMNKTVGAMKFSYGAMVQYVKYQNTTENVIRKEILSSTGAVIQPELRINFMSPLEPFFKYGAFVQFGKRFINNKLGVSGGLRTDGNSFTDDGNNFLKTVSPRVSFSYFVNNHWAINASAGRYTKLAPYTILGFADNTGKLVNQNAQYQISNHLAGGFEYLPDPSLRFTLEGFYKGYENMPVSIRTGVNLANMGADFNVLGNEAVQFDGTGKAYGIEFFAQKKLTKRFFGVMAYTFYRSLFAGTDGKLVSSSWDNRHLVSSALGYKFRKNWEIGLKFRFQGGAPYSPIDIETSRKNFVTQGITYYDYSRLNSMRLGAFNSSDLRIDKKINFRKTTLDLYLDVTNWYLSKSPDVPEFALKRDANTNNFLTTDGNPIKGDGSNGIDVIVNEPSALVTPTIGFILEF
- a CDS encoding 1-acyl-sn-glycerol-3-phosphate acyltransferase produces the protein MNFIFRFFFKILGWKIEGRVPTELKKGIFVVAPHNSTKDFFVGLGLRAAMKMKIGYLGKAELFKPPFGFIFRWLGGTPVYRTEKNNLVESYIEAINSKEHMLFALAPEGTRGDVQKLKSGFYYMALGAKIPIVLVGFDLPLKKCVISEPIFVSGDFEKDAKEILIPFFEKISGFHKSWIANYKNNIF
- a CDS encoding HAD family phosphatase encodes the protein MVLKDEIKAVVFDFGNVIINIDLEKTYQAFSDLTFKPASKIKALFTENQIFRKYEIGFFEEEEFRDVIRQTLGYPLNDDEIDNAWNALLLDAPEKRIRYLEDLRLKVPIYLLSNTNDTHIKASTRYFREKHNYSNFFRIFNRVFLSFKIKLYKPEFEIYHHLISELNLEPHQILFLDDNQDNIDAAKECGINAIKINPPEDFMPILDLLIS
- a CDS encoding site-2 protease family protein; the encoded protein is MKKIFRGPRLHLILFLVTVITTTVSGYEWISGKPVLAFYKTISLDDLLQGFWFSVPFLAFLTFHEFGHFFMAKIRNIEVTLPYYIPGWLGILTSLGTFGAFIKIKERITNRNDYFDIGIAGPLAGFVVAVGVLIYGFSNLPSDDFVYAIHPEYKNFNGNYRDLLNLTPNNPNAIVFGKSILYNFLESTFADPSRIPHIYELSHYPILLAGFLGLLFTALNLLPIGQLDGGHIMFSLIGKKAFDIVSPVFLVVLVAYSGLGLFSLNEFSAAYTDQQYELILKFLFFVYFNYLSFSRIFKSKASNWILALSVVLLQFLITKYSPQTVGYSGFLAFGFLIGRVLGVYHPDTGESKPLNFTRQLLGWLAILIFIVCFSPNPIN